One segment of Trachemys scripta elegans isolate TJP31775 chromosome 1, CAS_Tse_1.0, whole genome shotgun sequence DNA contains the following:
- the LOC117877991 gene encoding glioma pathogenesis-related protein 1-like, translated as MKVRLFLGVLLLLDLLSSCYSYKTNSLPDIEDRQFIKECVNAHNNFRSKVNPPASNMRHMSWDSALAKSAKAWAKRCHFDHNGYLKISGKMHPNFTPVGENIWTGSLFLFSVNAAISNWYNEVTDYTFETRYCTRMCGHYTQVVWARSYKVGCAVQFCPRVTGFDGLINGAHFVCNYAPAGNSPTQPYKTGAACSDCSGEKCVDKLCGNPERDTLKSYSNWYPDWDIPPHANPSGAPHPNPSGAPHPSPPRSSCDQYCITVLIVRLLFVLLTFGAVLLVQWQYPQIFIYE; from the exons ATGAAAGTCAGATTGTTCCTTGGTGTTTTGCTATTACTAGACCTTTTAAGTTCCTGTTATTCTTATAAGACAAATTCTTTGCCTGATATAGAAGATAGACAGTTTATTAAGGAGTGCGTGAATGCTCATAACAACTTTCGGTCCAAGGTGAATCCACCAGCCAGCAACATGCGTCACATG TCCTGGGACTCTGCTTTAGCTAAGAGTGCCAAAGCATGGGCAAAGCGATGCCACTTTGATCATAATGGCTACCttaaaatatcaggaaaaatgCACCCTAACTTTACTCCAGTTGGAGAAAACATCTGGActggctctctctttctcttctctgtgAATGCAGCTATCAGCAATTGGTATAACGAAGTCACAGACTACACTTTTGAGACCCGCTATTGTACAAGAATGTGTGGCCATTACACCCAG GTTGTTTGGGCCAGAAGTTACAAAGTTGGCTGTGCAGTTCAGTTCTGTCCTAGAGTTACAGGTTTTGACGGACTCATCAATGGAGCACATTTTGTTTGCAACTATGCACCAGC TGGGAATTCTCCGACACAGCCGTATAAAACAGGAGCAGCATGTAGTGACTGCAGTGGTGAAAAGTGTGTGGACAAGCTCTGTG GAAATCCAGAACGTGACACATTGAAAA GTTACTCCAATTGGTATCCAGACTGGGACATACCGCCACACGCCAACCCCTCTggtgctccacaccccaacccctccgGTGcgccacaccccagccctccacGCTCCTCGTGTGACCAATACTGTATTACTGTTTTAATAGTAAGGCTACTGTTTGTGTTACTGACTTTTGGTGCTGTCTTACTAGTACAATGGCAGTATCCCCAGATATTTATATATGAGTAA